Proteins found in one Siniperca chuatsi isolate FFG_IHB_CAS linkage group LG22, ASM2008510v1, whole genome shotgun sequence genomic segment:
- the LOC122869820 gene encoding uncharacterized protein LOC122869820, whose amino-acid sequence MRSFTLITAFLLCSLSWISVSVSESQTVEVQPGEDVTLLCSNISKHPTQTDWFRLINRTKPSCISSMYESGSEASFCDGFQNGKFAMSANVSTVFLKIKRVDLSDSGLYFCGFYINKHTVIASATYLNVQGNGESDEVDFKAEKEPDGMKNLLSVILGGLAVFLTIIVIVLAVKIRKLQTAVNEEPQPERNKNLGSDDLNYAALSFQAKAKRHRRPAPERELEPNVVYAATR is encoded by the exons ATGAGGAGCTTCACCTTAATAACAGCTTTTCTTCTCTGCAGCCTCA GCTGGATCTCTGTCTCAGTTTCTGAGTCTCAGACTGTAGAGGTCCAGCCAGGTGAAGATGTCACACTGCTGTGCTCCAACATTTCCAAACATCCAACTCAGACAGACTGGTTCAGACTGATCAACAGAACCAAGCCCAGCTGTATCTCCTCTATGTACGAGTCTGGTAGCGAAGCTTCATTCTGTGATGGAtttcaaaatggaaaatttGCAATGAGCGCCAACGTCTCCACAGTTTTTCTTAAAATCAAGCGAGTGGATTTATCTGACTCTGGACTGTATTTCTGTggattttacataaacaaacatacagtcatTGCCAGTgcaacatatttaaatgttcaaG GTAATGGTGAATCTGATGAAGTGGATTTTAAGGCTGAAA AGGAGCCTGATGGAATGAAAAACCTACTGAGCGTGATCCTGGGTGGTCTGGCTGTTTTCCTCACTATAATCGTCATTGTTCTGGCTGTTAAAATCAGGAAACTTCAGACAG CTGTGAATGAAGAACCACAGCCAGAAAGAAACAAG AATCTGGGCTCAGATGACCTGAACTATGCAGCTCTAAGTTTCCAGGCAAAAGCAAAAAGACACCGCAGGCCTGCACcggagagagagctggagccaAATGTTGTGTATGCTGCCACCAGATAG